From one Oncorhynchus keta strain PuntledgeMale-10-30-2019 chromosome 30, Oket_V2, whole genome shotgun sequence genomic stretch:
- the st3gal5 gene encoding lactosylceramide alpha-2,3-sialyltransferase has protein sequence MRISKRCGSNRRLLLPLLVLGLMILLAVVTLNWFETESQMPLAWHVDPNHRKLVHSFVRGVLLNQCRPAFARKGVEARLQSSSHVTDPFLWRDTLLTREMFKYPPPFGFRDMHGKLKDVLNLLPAQPEQLKKGCRRCVVLGNGGILRGLELGALLDQFDVVIRLNSGPLRNYSKDVGNRTSIRMSYPEGSPKVWEDVDPELQFVAVVYKAVDFKWIRAMINRQKVSLWDWLFFWQKVPEKIPVDLSKFRLLNLEIIRQMAMDLLAYSSPQKRLWGWDQNVPTMGISALNLATYLCDEVSLAGFGYNLSQKETPLHYYDNIPMTAMLGQNMHNVDRERALLQSLVKEGTVSDLTGGLHCTFCPS, from the exons ATGAGGATTTCAAAGCGTTGTGGCTCCAACAG ACGTTTGTTGTTGCCCTTGCTGGTCCTTGGGTTGATGATCTTATTGGCAGTTGTAACCCTTAATTGGTTTGAGACTGAATCACAGATGCCTTTGGCATGGCACGTGGATCCCAACCACCGAAAG CTTGTGCACTCTTTTGTACGGGGTGTTCTTTTGAACCAGTGCAGACCAGCCTTTGCCAGAAAGGGAGTAGAAGCAAGGCTCCAGAGCTCTAGTCATGTGACTgatcctttcctgtggcgggaCACACTGCTGACTCGAGAGATGTTCAAGTACCCCCCACCATTCGGTTTCCGTGACATGCATGGCAAACTGAAGGATGTCCTCAACCTCCTCCCTGCTCAACCAGAGCAGCTGAAGAAAGGGTGCAGACGCTGTGTGGTCTTGGGAAATGGAGGAATCCTCCGTGGCCTTGAGCTGGGCGCCCTGCTTGACCAGTTTGATGTTGTCATTAG GCTCAATAGTGGTCCTTTGAGGAACTACAGTAAAGACGTGGGGAACCGGACCTCTATCCGGATGAGCTACCCAGAGGGAAGCCCCAAGGTCTGGGAAGATGTGGACCCTGAGCTGCAGTTTGTGGCGGTGGTCTACAAGGCTGTAGACTTCAAGTGGATCAGAGCAATGATCAACAGACAAAAAGTT tCCCTTTGGGACTGGCTGTTTTTCTGGCAGAAGGTGCCAGAGAAGATTCCAGTAGACTTATCAAAGTTCCGTTTATTGAATCTGGAGATCATCAGGCAGATGGCGATGGACCTGTTAGCCTACTCCTCCCCACAGAAACGCCTCTGGGGCTGGGACCAG AACGTGCCCACCATGGGCATCTCAGCCCTCAACCTGGCCACCTACCTATGTGATGAGGTCAGCCTAGCAGGCTTTGGTTACAACCTCAGCCAGAAGGAGACGCCCCTGCATTACTATGACAATATACCCATGACCGCTATGCTGGGGCAGAACATGCACAACGTGGACCGTGAAAGGGCTCTCCTCCAGAGCCTGGTGAAGGAAGGGACTGTATCAGACCTCACAGGGGGCCTGCACTGCACTTTCTGCCCCAGCTGA
- the atoh8 gene encoding transcription factor atoh8, with translation MRNPHLLSDGWKTINAKDSTGNKKFKRKGRDPKRVTSDEVKHFQYDSIMDDDSMGELMEETCRNIVQKRLQDPGSVLSVEKSIISSGNPNTALDMRINALPSTVTGKLPSSQSQPLSESTPTSRDSFLSTFPHVTSYGHQQSFGTDHTLQSRIVLCQRSEKSLSSASQTAYINSSDPVESPKKRLGETSGVVTEIKAVQQTRRLLANARERTRVHTISAAFEALRKQVPCYSYGQKLSKLAILRIACNYILSLAQLADLDYTPDHGNMSFRECVEQCTRTLQAEGRSKKRKE, from the exons ATGAGGAATCCACATCTACTCAGCGATGGCTGGAAGACAATCAATGCAAAGGATTCAACTGGGAATAAAAAGTTTAAACGTAAAGGTCGGGACCCCAAACGAGTCACCAGTGATGAAGTCAAACATTTCCAATATGATTCAATAATGGACGACGATTCTATGGGGGAACTGATGGAAGAGACATGTAGAAACATTGTCCAAAAAAGACTACAGGACCCTGGTTCAGTTCTATCTGTGGAGAAATCCATTATTTCATCTGGAAACCCGAATACTGCTCTTGACATGAGGATAAATGCTTTACCATCAACAGTTACTGGGAAGCTCCCATCATCACAGTCACAGCCTTTATCCGAGTCAACACCGACAAGCAGAGACTCTTTTCTCAGCACATTCCCGCATGTTACAAGTTATGGCCATCAACAGTCATTTGGGACTGATCACACATTACAGTCCCGGATCGTCCTGTGCCAGCGCTCTGAGAAGtccctctcctcagcctctcagACAGCCTACATCAATAGCAGCGACCCGGTTGAATCGCCAAAGAAACGGCTAGGAGAAACGTCTGGCGTCGTCACTGAGATCAAAGCCGTTCAGCAGACACGGAGGCTACTGGCGAATGCCAGAGAGAGGACCCGGGTGCATACCATCAGTGCAGCCTTTGAGGCGCTGAGAAAGCAG GTGCCCTGCTACTCCTATGGACAGAAGTTGTCAAAGCTGGCTATATTAAGAATCGCCTGTAACTACATCCTGTCGCTAGCTCAGCTGGCAGACCTGGACTACACCCCAGATCACGGCAACATGAGCTTCAGAGAGTGCGTGGAGCAGTGCACCCGCACCCTGCAGGCCGAGGGACGCTCCAAGAAGAGAAAG GAGTAA